The following proteins are encoded in a genomic region of Cervus elaphus chromosome 15, mCerEla1.1, whole genome shotgun sequence:
- the DNAJC9 gene encoding dnaJ homolog subfamily C member 9 isoform X1: MGLLELCEELFGTVDLYQVLGVRREASDSEVRRGYHKVSLQVHPDRVGEGDKEDATRRFQILGKVYSVLSDKEQRTLYDEQGTVDEDSDVLSQDRDWEAYWRLLFKKISLEDIQAFEKTYKGSEEELTDIKQAYLDFKGDMDQIMESVLCVQYTEEPRIRHIIQQAIDAGEVPSYNAFVKESKQKMNARKRRAQEEAKEAEMSRKELGLDEGVDNLKAAIQSRQKDRQKEMDNFLAQMEAKYCKPSKRGGKKTTLKKEKK; the protein is encoded by the exons ATGGGGCTTCTAGAACTATGCGAAGAACTATTCGGCACCGTCGACCTTTACCAAGTATTGGGCGTGCGGCGCGAGGCCTCAGACAGCGAGGTCCGACGCGGCTATCACAAGGTGTCCCTGCAGGTGCACCCGGATCGGGTGGGCGAAGGCGACAAGGAGGACGCCACTCGCCGCTTCCAG ATCCTTGGGAAGGTCTACTCCGTTCTGAGTGACAAAGAACAGAGAACATTATACGATGAACAGGGAACAGTGGACGAGGATTCTGATGTGCTCAGCCAAGACCGGGACTGGGAGGCCTATTGGAGATTACTCTTTAAAAAG ATATCTCTGGAAGACATTCAGGCTTTTGAGAAGACATACAAAGGTTCTGAAGAAGAGCTGACTGATATTAAACAGGCCTATCTGGACTTCAAGGGTGACATGGATCAGATTATGGagtctgtgctgtgtgtgcaaTACACAGAGGAACCCAGGATAAGGCACATTATTCAACAAGCCATTGATGCTGGAGAGGTCCCATCCTATAATGCCTTTGTCAAAGAATCGAAGCAGAAGATGAATGCAAGGAAAAGGAGG GCTCAGGAAGAGGCTAAAGAAGCAGAAATGAGCAGGAAGGAGTTGGGGCTTGATGAAGGAGTGGATAACTTGAAAGCAGCCATTCAG AGCAGACAAAAGGATCGGCAAAAGGAAATGGACAATTTTCTGGCTCAGATGGAAGCAAAGTACTGCAAACCTTCCAAACGAGGAGGGAAAAAAACGActctcaagaaagaaaagaaataa
- the DNAJC9 gene encoding dnaJ homolog subfamily C member 9 isoform X2 yields the protein MGLLELCEELFGTVDLYQVLGVRREASDSEVRRGYHKVSLQVHPDRVGEGDKEDATRRFQILGKVYSVLSDKEQRTLYDEQGTVDEDSDVLSQDRDWEAYWRLLFKKISLEDIQAFEKTYKGSEEELTDIKQAYLDFKGDMDQIMESVLCVQYTEEPRIRHIIQQAIDAGEVPSYNAFVKESKQKMNARKRRAQEEAKEAEMSRKELGLDEGVDNLKAAIQEMSSQSFLLRKPWRSKPP from the exons ATGGGGCTTCTAGAACTATGCGAAGAACTATTCGGCACCGTCGACCTTTACCAAGTATTGGGCGTGCGGCGCGAGGCCTCAGACAGCGAGGTCCGACGCGGCTATCACAAGGTGTCCCTGCAGGTGCACCCGGATCGGGTGGGCGAAGGCGACAAGGAGGACGCCACTCGCCGCTTCCAG ATCCTTGGGAAGGTCTACTCCGTTCTGAGTGACAAAGAACAGAGAACATTATACGATGAACAGGGAACAGTGGACGAGGATTCTGATGTGCTCAGCCAAGACCGGGACTGGGAGGCCTATTGGAGATTACTCTTTAAAAAG ATATCTCTGGAAGACATTCAGGCTTTTGAGAAGACATACAAAGGTTCTGAAGAAGAGCTGACTGATATTAAACAGGCCTATCTGGACTTCAAGGGTGACATGGATCAGATTATGGagtctgtgctgtgtgtgcaaTACACAGAGGAACCCAGGATAAGGCACATTATTCAACAAGCCATTGATGCTGGAGAGGTCCCATCCTATAATGCCTTTGTCAAAGAATCGAAGCAGAAGATGAATGCAAGGAAAAGGAGG GCTCAGGAAGAGGCTAAAGAAGCAGAAATGAGCAGGAAGGAGTTGGGGCTTGATGAAGGAGTGGATAACTTGAAAGCAGCCATTCAG
- the MRPS16 gene encoding 28S ribosomal protein S16, mitochondrial → MVQLTTVLCKAYRGGHLTIRLALGGCTNRPFYRIVAAHNKCPRDGRFVEQLGSYDPMPNSHGEKLVALNLDRIRHWIGCGAHLSKPVEKLLGLSGFFPLHPMVITNAERLRRKRAREVLLAAQKTDTEATETKEN, encoded by the exons ATGGTCCAGCTCA CTACTGTCCTTTGTAAGGCCTACCGTGGAGGCCATTTAACCATCCGCCTTGCACTCGGTGGCTGTACCAACAGGCCTTTCTACCGCATCGTGGCTGCTCACAACAAGTGTCCCAGGGATGGCCGTTTCGTAGAGCAGCTGGGCTCCTATGATCCAATGCCCAACAGTCATGGAGAGAAACTCGTTGCTCTCAACCTGGACCGGATCCGGCATTGGATTGGCTGTGGAGCCCACCTTTCAAAGCCTGTGGAAAAGCTTCTGG GTCTTTCTGGCTTTTTCCCTCTGCACCCGATGGTGATCACAAATGCTGAGAGGCTGCGACGGAAACGGGCACGAGAAGTCCTCTTAGCGGCTCAGAAAACAGATACAGAGGctacagaaacaaaagagaactGA